From the genome of Pseudobdellovibrionaceae bacterium:
CTGATTTATTGACTAAAAAGAATAAAGTATTTAAATATAGCCCTAATGTCCAGCCTTAACAAAAAACAATATCAACATGGCTTTCTTACCAAACTAGATATGGAAAGCTTTGCAAAAGGCTTATCAGAAAAAGTAATTCATAAAATTTCTGCAAAAAAAAAAGAGCCACAATGGATGTTAAATTATCGCCTAACCGCTTTTGCCCATTGGAAGACTTTAGAAGAGCCTCATTGGGGCAGTAATAACTATGAAAAATTAGATTATCAAGATGTTATTTACTATGCTGAGCCAAAAAATATTGCAGAAAAGAAAAAAAATTACGAAGATTTAGATCC
Proteins encoded in this window:
- a CDS encoding Fe-S cluster assembly protein SufB; the encoded protein is MSSLNKKQYQHGFLTKLDMESFAKGLSEKVIHKISAKKKEPQWMLNYRLTAFAHWKTLEEPHWGSNNYEKLDYQDVIYYAEPKNIAEKKKNYEDLDP